The sequence below is a genomic window from Ciona intestinalis unplaced genomic scaffold, KH HT001166.1, whole genome shotgun sequence.
tttatatttttaattaatattttaattttgtacaaaacCAGGAACATCATCAggaaaaatatatcaatacgacataaattaaattaatgaaGAATGCatataacaataacaacaagcaatgcaataaaaactttcaaaaaaataaggaaaaatCATTAAGATATACTcacataatcacccacaaagtaacctgcatggtaactcgtaagctggcatgggggttaaacccgtgtgataacgactgtcgttttccggccacccgaggataaagtaagttacattcattcattcattcaagtatGTTCAACTAAGAACCCATTGCTTCATACCTTTCTGTGTGATTACCTATATTCCATATGTTTAGAAGACAAACCAATCAGCATCaactgagttgaagcaatcaatataaagtgtcttgcccaaaaacaaacacacatattGGTAACAGCATTGAACATTATCATGTATTAGAAGTGGAACACTTGCACTGTTGTTTTACATATGGCCTAAAACagcggttcccaaactttCCTAAAATTTTTGCCTGGTGAACcctttgcaattattttaaatttcgcAGCCCTATAAAAATTACAGAAGGAAAAACCCAAAACCACACcaaatgataaaacaaaaactatcaAATACGGCAAGCTGTTTAATGGGATGGGTGCACTTGTTTTGCCGCAATTAACTCATCAATGTTTGGTTTGGTTATGGATCACAATCATTGCTTCATTGCGGTCCCTCTGAAACTGCTGTATGGATCCAGTTTNNNNNNNNNNNNNNNNNNNNNNNNNNNNNNNNNNNNNNNNNNNNNNNNNNNNNNNNNNNNNNNNNNNNNNNNNNNNNNNNNNNNNNNNNNNNNNNNNNNNNNNNNNNNNNNNNNNNNNNNNNNNNNNNNNNNNNNNNNNNNNNNNNNNNNNNNNNNNNNNNNNNNNNNNNNNNNNNNNNNNNNNNNNNNNNNNNNNNNNNNNNNNNNNNNNNNNNNNNNNNNNNNNNNNNNNNNNNNNNNNNNNNNNNNNNNNNNNNNNNNNNNNNNNNNNNNNNNNNNNNNNNNNNNNNNNNNNNNNNNNNNNNNNNNNNNNNNNNNNNNNNNNNNNNNNNNNNNNNNNNNNNNNNNNNNNNNNNNNNNNNNNNNNNNNNNNNNNNNNNNNNNNNNNNNNNNNNNNNNNNNNNNNNNNNNNNNNNNNNNNNNNNNNNNNNNNNNNNNNNNNNNNNNNNNNNNNNNNNNNNNNNNNGATGTTTTGCCCAGTTAGTAATCGGTTCCAATTCTAAGTTGCCAAGCCTGATAGAATGTCCTTGCGTTGCTTTAATCTTCCATCTTCCACCGATCAAATTCATCTCGTATCTTTTCTTATCGCTCGAACTTACAACTTTTTGAACGTCTTCCAAAGTCACGCCATGAAACATCCCCTTCACCCCCGGGCAGTCTATTATATCATCCACGTAAACATAACCTTGTTCATCCATAGGAATGCTTCCACTACGAGATCCATGTCGTAGAATCCTCACAAGTTCCCGGGACAGTTGGTAGTCACTGAAATTCTTGCCGGACATCTTGaacaaaaatacttaaattgTTCATTTAAATTCCAACCAAAGTAATTTTCAAGATTAGTTGCACCAACCTAAGATCCCATTCATAAAGCctaaatacaataaaactgATGTTAAATTGcaattacttattttttcattaagtTATTAAAGCAAAACTCACTTAGTTTGAAAGCATTTTACATTTGCAATGATGACTACAAAAAACGCTAGGTTACCAAATCACAAACAGTTGTGCTGAAATCAGTGGATTAAAAAAGACTCACTTACATTTTAGAGctttggtaaaacaaaaaattgaaaaaaaaatttgaaacacTTTATACAAAGTGCAAAATTTTTAGGTGTTCTTGATTTTACATTGAAAGTTGCGCTAATGCTGTTACACAGAAAAGCAACAGAAAGTATATTAACCTTCACCTTTTTAAGTCTTCCAGTTTACAAAGTTGTAAATATGGGTAAACAACATTGAGGAAATCTATgcataattaattataaacaaccCCCAAtgcaaaacacaaataaacacAACGTGATAACAGTTGATAGTTTGaagaaacttatttaaaacggaattaacaaaattaacacTAGCCCTACACAAGGgttaatgagccaactctggtataaatctCAGTTCCCATGACGTGCTTTGCCAAAGAacttcacccacatagaacaaacaaatattccGTTACTACCAGGTATAACATAAGCAATAGCATTCTAGGTATAagtataacaaacaaaaatatcagGTTCtgatattgtttataataaattgaatGCAATCCATCTGCGACGCACAGATCGTCCATTCACAATTTGTTCATACGGTTGCATACGAtgttggatttaaaaaaaaaagaaaatgtaaaaaagaaagagaatatattttttacatccATTTAGGTGCAAATACATcactaaaaaatacaaaaaactgaaaaaaatacaaaaaactgACCGTTTTCATTATCAAAGTAGGCTGTTATAATCTATGCACAACAAACAATGCCATTCATtcccaaaaaaacattcaatcaGTTTCCTTTAACTTGCTTTGGTTTTTCACTCTTGTTTTCTTCATTACTTTTGCTTTTTTCGTCGGAATATTCGGGTGGGATTTCAAACTTAATCCCTTTGCGTGGATACAGCTGcactacttttaaaaaatactttggaTGAATTCTCCCTTTTTCATCTCCCTCCGTTAAAATAACTTGGTTACTGGACTGGAAGAACTTGAAGCCATCTTTCAAAGCTTGAgtcatattaatatatatggcAACTTCGCACGACTTTCTCATCCCACTCACAACCTCATTTGGCAACCCAGGTGCGAAGTGGATATGATTTCTCCCCATCCTGTTCAAACCATTCACTTTAATAAACTCCCAGTTCTCCCAGTATGTCCCATGTATAACAACAGGAAACTCTGCAGGATTAGTTATCGGCCTCAATGATCGATTCTCAATTTTCACCGTGTGTCCTTGCGCTGCCTTGATCTTCCAACCAACTCCCTCCTCAAACTTCAACTCAAACCGCTTCTTGTCGTTCGATTCAACAATCTTCTCGATATATAACTCATTCACTCCTGGAAATTGGTCATAAAACCTTTTACAAGTCAGAATATCATTGACAAACACATATCCTTCCGCATCCATCTGAATTTGCTGATTATATTTTCCGTGGCGAACAATTCGAACCAATTCCTTTGAGACATCAAACTCTGTGTATTGAGGTTCATATTGAGATGGGGGTTGTGGTCCATATGGTTTATCATGCTGTACCATTGGTTGACCAGATGCAACATAATTAACCATCTGTCCTTGCCAATTACTCTGAGCATAACCACCTCCTCTATTCATATTATTCCCCCTCCCACTATACCCATGTCCCCTTTGTTGGTAACCACCATGTTGTCCTTGTTGTTTGTAGTCTCCACCTTGGACTCTCTGATGTTGTTGCCTCCCACCATACCCACCTCCCCTTTGGTAATTCTGTGGTTGTTGGTTGTGGTTTTGTTGGCCACCATAATGTCCTTGTTGTTGTCTGTAGTCTCTACCTTGGACTCTCTGATGATTTTGCCTCGCACTACCACCACcgccaccaccaccaccaccaccatgATAACCATCTCTACCCCTTTCACCAGATCTGTTCCTACTTGAACTTCCACCCTTATGCCAATGCCGGCCATCAGCTGAAGAATCTCTCCTTNNNNNNNNNNNNNNNNNNNNNNNNNNNNNNNNNNNNNNNNNNNNNNNNNNNNNNNNNNNNNNNNNNNNNNNNNNNNNNNNNNNNNNNNNNNNNNNNNNNNNNNNNNNNNNNNNNNNNNNNNNNNNNNNNNNNNNNNNNNNNNNNNNNNNNNNNNNNNNNNNNNNNNNNNNNNNNNNNNNNNNNNNNNNNNNNNNNNNNNNNNNNNNNNNNNNNNNNNNNNNNNNNNNNNNNNNNNNNNNNNNNNNNNNNNNNNNNNNNNNNNNNNNNNNNNNNNNNNNNNNNNNNNNNNNNNNNNNNNNNNNNNNNNNNNNNNNNNNNNNNNNNNNNNNNNNNGGAACTCTCTGATGTTGTTGCCTCCCACCATACCCACCTCCCCGTTGGTAATTCTGCGGTTGTTGGTTGTGGTTTTGTTGGCACCATAATGTCCTTGTTGTTGTCTGTAGTCTCTACCTTGGACTCTCTGATGATTTTGCCTcgcaccaccaccaccaccaccatgATAACCATCTCTACCCCTTTCACCAGATCTGTTCCTACTTGAACTTCCACCCTTATGCCAATGCCGGCCATCAGCTGAAGAATCTCTCCTTTTATCTTCACTGTGAGAAGAAGAACCCTTATTCTCATTATATCCCTTCTTCCCATCCTTCTCTCCTTCCCTTTCTCTTTCTTTACTCTTCCTCTCCTTTAAAGAATTACTTGAACTTCGATCTCTTGACCTGCTTCGCCCACTTTTTGCCACACTCCCTTCTTTCTCTTTATCCCCACCGCTACGATCATAAGATGTTCCACGACCATTTAGATTATCCTTAGAAGAAGATCTTGCATTTGTGGGGCATGATTGTCCCGTTTTTTCTTTCACCTCTTTCTCATTTTTTCCACCATTATCGTCAACCACATCATTTGACTCTGATTTCTTATTTGCTGCATCgatatttaatttagtttcttctttttctgcTTTTAATGCCTTTTCCTTTTTcctttgtcttttttttgcatttttgctTAGCTTTGGAGGAGGTTCGGTCAATCCTGGAATGTTTCTACCACCTGTGctcatttttcttttaagaTTTTGATCCCTGTCACTCATTTACAGCAAATAAGTTTCAACATAAATCTATCAACAGTAATTGATCCACACTACTGCTGTGAAAGAGCAATGTATTGAAATGAAAGTTTGGTTTATGGAAACTGAgggtttatattttgttcataAACCTTCCATTCACATAACACATTCTCTGCAAATATAGCACTTGTAGAATtagaattaattaaatatcCAAATTGTATTAACCTTTCCTGCTACATACAACCGGTGATGCCAAGGCACATTGGTTAGAGTACTCACTTCTAAACCAGAGGGTACCAcattcaaggcttgatgctgctaccatagtGGGCCTTTATTTCATTGGATTAAATCTATTAACAAGCCATATAAGAtataatcaaccacaaagttttatacgtcgtagtaactcgtaggcgtgcacaaggtgtatgataTCGAACACCTGTATTTtaaggactgtcgttgcccagccatgcaaggataaatatgttacattcatttatgaataaaacagaattagacaatttttaacaattcgtTGTAACTAACAACGCAGATGAAACCAGTTATATGGGCATGGctataataatataactacTACACTAGTAATTAGTTATAAAATCTTATTCTATTTGTTCAATGTTATCATatatttcattcataaaacaacTTCCTTTTAAAAGCGGAACTCTTGGATTGCGTGTGGGGATTCCCCATCAGCTAAACTTTAGTTTACCGAAGGTTCATAGAAATCGTAGAATGATGTTTAATTAGGGGTGCATCTATTTAACcagtcatactaaaacacgaaCGGGTGTTTTTGCAAATGGATTTTGGATTACGAAACAACCAAAATATCTGGAGAGTCGTATAAGACATAATGGGTCGTAATGGGTTAGCATGCTGGGGGCTAACTTTACCACATTTTGGTAGATCTTTTAACGGGATAGCCCCCTTGTACAAAATTCTAGAATATTCGGACAAGCAGAGTTATAtcataatgttaaaaaacgtT
It includes:
- the LOC100186294 gene encoding uncharacterized protein LOC100186294 isoform X1; translated protein: MSDRDQNLKRKMSTGGRNIPGLTEPPPKLSKNAKKRQRKKEKALKAEKEETKLNIDAANKKSESNDVVDDNGGKNEKEVKEKTGQSCPTNARSSSKDNLNGRGTSYDRSGGDKEKEGSVAKSGRSRSRDRSSSNSLKERKSKEREREGEKDGKKGYNENKGSSSHSEDKRRDSSADGRHWHKGGSSSRNRSGERGRDGYHGGGGGGGGGGSARQNHQRVQGRDYRQQQGHYGGQQNHNQQPQNYQRGGGYGGRQQHQRVQGGDYKQQGQHGGYQQRGHGYSGRGNNMNRGGGYAQSNWQGQMVNYVASGQPMVQHDKPYGPQPPSQYEPQYTEFDVSKELVRIVRHGKYNQQIQMDAEGYVFVNDILTCKRFYDQFPGVNELYIEKIVESNDKKRFELKFEEGVGWKIKAAQGHTVKIENRSLRPITNPAEFPVVIHGTYWENWEFIKVNGLNRMGRNHIHFAPGLPNEVVSGMRKSCEVAIYINMTQALKDGFKFFQSSNQVILTEGDEKGRIHPKYFLKVVQLYPRKGIKFEIPPEYSDEKSKSNEENKSEKPKQVKGN
- the LOC100186294 gene encoding uncharacterized protein LOC100186294 isoform X2; amino-acid sequence: MSDRDQNLKRKMSTGGRNIPGLTEPPPKLSKNAKKRQRKKEKALKAEKEETKLNIDAANKKSESNDVVDDNGGKNEKEVKEKTGQSCPTNARSSSKDNLNGRGTSYDRSGGDKEKEGSVAKSGRSRSRDRSSSNSLKERKSKEREREGEKDGKKGYNENKGSSSHSEDKRRDSSADGRHWHKGGSSSRNRSGERGRDGYHGGGGGGARQNHQRVQGRDYRQQQGHYGGQQNHNQQPQNYQRGGGYGGRQQHQRVQGGDYKQQGQHGGYQQRGHGYSGRGNNMNRGGGYAQSNWQGQMVNYVASGQPMVQHDKPYGPQPPSQYEPQYTEFDVSKELVRIVRHGKYNQQIQMDAEGYVFVNDILTCKRFYDQFPGVNELYIEKIVESNDKKRFELKFEEGVGWKIKAAQGHTVKIENRSLRPITNPAEFPVVIHGTYWENWEFIKVNGLNRMGRNHIHFAPGLPNEVVSGMRKSCEVAIYINMTQALKDGFKFFQSSNQVILTEGDEKGRIHPKYFLKVVQLYPRKGIKFEIPPEYSDEKSKSNEENKSEKPKQVKGN